The Mycolicibacterium fluoranthenivorans genomic interval CGTGAACACGGCTGGGGGCTGGTCGCATTCGACGTCCCGGTGCTGTCGCGCACCCGGTTGATCCCCGACGCGCGGCAGGTGTTCTGCGTCGACGTGCCCGCCGTGACGGCGCTACGGGTGCAGGCCTACCCCGACGGTGGAATCGCCCGGGTGCGGGCGTTCGGCGTACCCACCGCCGACGGACTGCGCACGCTGCGGGACCGATGGGAGGAAAGTTCGTGACGGTCCTGATGACCGATTGCGTCGGGCTGTGGCGGCGCACCCTGCTGATCGAGCCGGATGGCACCCGCAACACCGAACCCGGTGTGCTGTGGCTGCAGGGGCCGACGGCTTATGTCGACTCGCGCGGCTTCGCGGGCACCCTGCACCAGAACGGCGACATCTTCGCATGGCACCGCGCCATCGACGTGCAGCCCCCGGGGCCGTTCCCGGATGCGGGCGTGATGACGTGGGACGGCGACACCCTGATCGAAACCGGTGTGCACGAGGACTACGTCGAGCACTGGGTCCGTGATCCGGGCGCGGCCACCCCGGCCGGAGCGCTGCACCTGTCCGGGCCGGACGGTGCGCAGGCGCTGCTGGTTCGTGCCGGAGCCCTGTTCGGCTGGGCCGACCGCACCCAGGTGGTCATCGGTGCCGACCACCGGGCACTCGGAATCGTCATATCCGGCAAGGATATCCAGGCCAACGGCGTGCGCTGGACAGTGGAGAAATCGGAAGGGAACGTGGATTCATGAGTGGCGTCACGTCATTCACATCGGTGCCCGTCATCGATATCAGCGGGTTGTACTCACCGGAGCGTACCGAGCAGGAGCGGGTGGCCGCCGAGATCGGCCGGGCGGCAGCGGAGGTCGGCTTCTTCTACATCAGCGGCACCGGCGTCGACGAGTCGCTGTTCGAGCAGATGCTGGCTGCGGTCAAGGAGTTCTTCGCGCTGCCGGTGGAAGAGAAGATGCGCAACTACATCGGGCTGTCCCGGTGCCACCGCGGCTATGTGCCCGTCGGTGAGGAAGGACTCGAGGGGACCACCCCGGATCTGAAGGAGGCGTTCGACACCGCGCTGGACCTGCCCGCCGACGATCCGGATTACCTGGCCGGCAATCCGATGCTGGGCCCCAACGCCTGGCCGGCACTGCCGGGTTTCGCCGAGGCGGTCACCGCGTACTACCAGGCGCTGCTGGGAGTGGGGCAGCGGCTGCTGTGGGCATTCGCGGTCGCGCTCGGTGAGGATCCCGAGGTGTTCTCCCGGCACGCCACCAAGACCCCGAGCCAGTTACGCCTCATCCATTACCCGCACAATCCGGATGCGAAGGACAGCATCGGGATCGGCGCCCATACCGACTACGAGTGCTTCACCCTGCTCAAGCCGACCGCCCCCGGACTGGAGGTGCTCAACGGGGCGGGCGAGTGGATCGACGTCCCGCCGGTGCCCGGGGCCTTCGTCGTCAACATCGGTGACCTGCTGGAGCTGTGGACCAACGGCGCGTTCGTGGCCACCAGCCACCGCGTCCGCAAGGTCGCCGAAGAGCGCTACTCGTTCCCGCTGTTCTTCAACGTCGACTACCACACCGAGGTCAAACCGCTGCCGCAGTTCGCTTCCGCGGATGCCAAGCCCCGCCCGACATTGCGGGCCGGGGAGCACCTGTTCGCGCAGACCGCGCAGACCTTCGCCTATCTGCGGCGCCGGATCGAGACCGGGCAGCTGGTGCTCCCGGAGGGCTCGCTGGGCCTGGGGCAGTTCGGCCAGCAGGCGCTGCAGGGCGTCGAATGACCCGGCGCGCGGTCTAGTTGATCGGCGCGTTCAGCCAGCGCAGGTCATCGAGGATGCCGCGGGCGGCCACCACACCGCGCCCGGTCTGCCACACCTCGTTGTTGACGATGAACACCCGGTTGTCCCGGTTGGCCGAGAGCTTGCGCCACGCCGGGCTGTCCAGCACGCCGGCCGCGCGCTCCTTGGCGGCGGGGGAGTCGAAGGACAGGTAGACGATATCGCCGTCGGCGGCGGACAGGTCGGCATCCGGTGCCAGCTCGATGTACGGCTTGTCGGTGAAGCGTTGGGCGGCAGGGCGATCCACGCCGACCGCGTGCAGCACGCTCGCCGGGAAGTTGTCGGCCCCGTAGACCCGCACGGTGTTCTCGGTGAACTGCACCACCGATGCCTGGAAATGCGTGGCGTCGTTCTGCTGCCCGGTCTTGCGGGCGTCCTGGGTGAACTCGTCGAGCACCCGGGCGGCGGCTTCGGGTCGCCCGACCGCCGCGGCGACGGTGCGCAGGGTGTCCTGCCAGCCCGCCCCCGACGCCCCGGTGAAGACGGTGGGCGCGATCTGGTTCAGCGCGCCGAAGTCGGTCGGTGTCAGCGCCGACGAGCCGAGGATCAGGTCCGGGGTGGCACGCCCGACGGCAGCCAGATCGGGTGATGCCGGATCACCCAGGCCGGGTGAACCGTGGATCACCGCGCCCAAGTAGGAGGGTTGCGGCTGCGTCGTCCCGACGATCCGGCCCTGCAGGCCCAGCGCGCACAACGCGTCGAGCTGATCGCCGGACAGCGCCACGATGCGCTGTGGGTCGCCCTGTACCTCCGTCGTGGTGGGCACACCGGCGGCCGGGGCGTTACCGACCTGTCGCGGAGCGGGATCGGCCGGTGCCGGCTCGGCGGCGCACGAGTCATCGGGGCGGCGCTGGTTGCCCAACACCCCGGCGCTGGCGATGCGGGTGGTGCTGGTGACCGGCGCGCCGGAGGCGGGGCTCGGCGCGGCCTGCTCCTGACTGCCACAGCCGGTCAACAAGGTCAGTGCCACTGCCGAAACGATGGACGTGACCCCGACGACCCGGCCGGTGAGCCGGGCGATGCGCGCGGTGGGAAACAGCACGTCGCCGACGGTAACATCCAGCCGTCGAAGCGAAACTACGACAGTTTGTAGGACCCATGCCGCCGCGGGCGGTCACGGGGGATAAGATCACGAACAGACCAGTGCCGGGATGACCCGTCGACTTTTTATGGAGGATCTGTTGGTAGCCGAAGCGCCCCCAATCGGAGAACTCGAGGCACGGCGTCCGTTCCCGCAGCGGATGGGCCCCAAGGGCAACCTGATCTACAAGCTGATCACGACGACCGATCACAAGCTGATCGGCATCATGTACTGCGTCGTCTGCTTCAGTTTCTTCCTGGTCGGTGGCCTGATGGCGCTGCTGATGCGCACCGAGCTCGCGCTGCCGGGGCTGCAGTTCCTCTCCAACGAGCAGTTCAACCAGCTGTTCACCATGCACGGCACGGTGATGCTGCTGTTCTACGCGACCCCGATCTTCGCCGGGTTCGCGAATCTTGTGCTGCCGCTGCAGATCGGTGCGCCGGACGTGGCCTTCCCCAGGCTCAACGCCTTCGCCTTCTGGCTGTTCCTGTTCGGTGCGCTGATCGCGATGGGCGGCTTCATCACCCCCGGGGGCGCCGCCGACTTCGGCTGGACCGCCTACTCGCCGCTGACCGACGCCATTCACTCGCCGGGTGCCGGTGGTGACCTGTGGATCATGGGCCTGGCCGTCGGTGGTCTGGGCACCATCCTGGGTGCCGTCAACTTCATCACCACGGTCGTCTGCATGCGCGCCCCGGGTATGACGATGTTCCGGATGCCGATCTTCACCTGGAACGTGCTGGTGACCTCGATCCTCATCCTGATCGCCTTCCCGATCCTGACCGCGGCGCTGTTCGGTCTGGCCGCCGACCGTCATCTGGGTGCGCACGTGTACGACCCGGCCAACGGCGGTGTGCTGCTGTGGCAGCACCTGTTCTGGTTCTTCGGCCACCCCGAGGTGTACATCATCGCGCTGCCGTTCTTCGGCATCGTCAGTGAGATCTTCCCGGTGTTCAGCCGCAAACCGATCTTCGGCTACACCACGCTGATCTACGCGACGCTGGGTATCGCGGCCCTGTCGGTGGCGGTGTGGGCGCACCACATGTACGCCACCGGTGCGGTGCTCCTGCCCTTCTTCTCGTTCATGACGTTCCTGATCGCGGTGCCCACCGGGATCAAGTTCTTCAACTGGATCGGCACCATGTGGAAGGGGCAGTTGACCTTCGAGACACCGATGCTGTTCTCGGTCGGCTTCCTGATCACCTTCCTGCTCGGTGGCCTGTCCGGTGTGCTGCTGGCCAGCCCGCCGCTGGACTTCCACGTCACCGACAGCTACTTCGTCATCGCGCACTTCCACTACGTGCTCTTCGGCACCATCGTGTTCGCCACCTATGCGGGCATCTACTTCTGGTTCCCGAAGATGACGGGCCGGTTGCTCGACGAGAAGCTGGGCAAGCTGCACTTCTGGCTGACCTTCATCGGCTTCCACACCACCTTCCTGGTCCAGCACTGGCTGGGTGACGAGGGCATGCCGCGCCGCTACGCCGACTACCTGCCCACCGACGGGTTCACCACGCTGAACGTCATCTCGACCATCGGCGCCTTCATCCTGGGCATCTCCACGCTGCCGTTCGTCTGGAACGTGTTCAAGAGCTGGCGCTTCGGCGAGCCCGTCGTGGTCGACGATCCGTGGGGCTACGGCAACTCGCTGGAGTGGGCCACGTCCTGCCCGCCGCCGCGGCATAACTTCACCGAGCTGCCCCGGATCCGTTCGGAGCGGCCGGCATTCGAGCTGCACTACCCGCACATGGTGGAGCGGATGCGCGCCGAGGCGCACATCGGCCGGGCACACGGTCCTGCCGACGGCGACGTCACCCGGCTCGACGACGAGAACGTCCGCACCTGAATCGGTGAGTAATTCGAAGGTGTCGGTCCTGATCACCGTCACCGGACTCGACCAGCCCGGCGTCACATCGGCGCTCTTCGAGGTGCTCTCACGGCATCACGTCGAGTTGCTCAACGTCGAGCAGGTGGTGGTCCGGAGTCGGCTCACGCTGGCGGTGTTCGTCTCGGCCTCCGCCGAGGTGGCCGACGGCACGGTGTTCGCCGACGACATCCGAGCCGCCATCCACCGGGTGGGGCTGGATGTCACCATCGAGCGCAGTGCCGATCTGCCGGTGATGCGCGAGCCGTCCACCCACACCATCGTGGTGCTGGGCCGGCCGATCACCGCCGAGGCATTCGGTGTGGTGGCCCGCAAGGCCGCCGGGCTCGGTGTGAACATCGACACCATCCGGGGCGTGTCCGACTACCCGGTGACCGGTTTGGAACTGCGGGTGTCGGTGCCGGCCGGCGCGGCGTACGGCCAGTTGCAGGCGGCGATGGCGCAGGTCGCCGTCGAACTGGGCATCGATATCGCGCTGGAGGACTACAGCCTGTCCCGGCGGGCCAAACGGCTCATCGTGTTCGATGTCGACTCGACCCTGATCCAGGGCGAGGTGATCGAGATGTTGGCTGCGCGTGCCGGCGCCGAGGCCAAGGTGGCGGCGATCACCGAGGCCGCCATGCGCGGCGAACTGGATTTCGAGGAGTCGTTGCGGGAACGCGTCTCGACCCTGGCCGGGCTGCCCGCCGAGGTCGTCGACGAGGTGGCCGACGAGCTCGAGCTGACCCCCGGAGCCCGCACCACCATCCGCACCTTGCGTCGGCTGGGCTTTCACTGCGGTGTGGTGTCCGGTGGATTTCGCCAGGTCATCGAACCGCTGGCGCACGAACTGATGCTCGACTACGTCGCCGCCAACGACCTGGAGATCGTCGACGGCAAGCTGACCGGACGGGTCGTCGGACAGATCATCGACCGGCCGGGCAAGGCCAAGGCACTGCGCGACTTCGCCCAGCAGGCCGGCGTCCCGATGGAGCAGACGGTCGCGGTCGGTGACGGCGCGAATGACATCGACATGCTCGCGGCCGCCGGACTGGGAGTGGCGTTCAACGCCAAACCCGCCCTGCGTGAGGTCGCCGACGCCTCGCTGAGCCACCCCTACCTGGATACGGTGCTGTTCATCCTCGGGGTGACCCGCGGGGAGATCGAAGCCGCCGACGCCGTCGACGGCACCGTGCGCCGGGTCGATATCCCGGACTAGCAGCGCTATGGCGACGCGGCCGGGGTCGGGCCTTTACAGTGGAGGCATGTTGTTGGTGAAACGGACGATACTTCTCGGTGCATGCGCGGCCGCGATCTCCGGTGGGGCGGTTGTGCTGGCCGCGCCGGCGTCGGCGGACTGCCCGTGGGGTACCCGGCCGAGCCACTTCGAGGGTGTGTGTGTCGCCGGAGCCGGCAAGGGCAGCAGCACCAGCGGTAACGCCGTCGTTCCGCCGCCGGATGCCTCGCCGCCGCTGGTGCAGACCCTGCCGGGCGGTCAGTTGTCGTCGGTCGCCGGTATCCCGTGCACCCCGGAGAACATGGGCCGGTGCATCGCCCTGCAGCAGAGCCAGGGCTAGCTACACCACCACCGCGTGCGATTCGGGCTCGACCGCACCGGTGATCGAACCCCAGGCCCGTGCCATGAGGTCGACGGCCTCCTCCAGCGCAGCCTCGGGCAGCGCATAGGGGACCCGCACGAACCGCTCCAACGTGCCGTCCACCCCGAACCGCGGCCCGGCAGGCAGATCCAGCCCCAACCGTGATGCCGAAGCCGACAATGCCGTGCTCATCGGTGCGGGCAGCTTGACCCACAGCGAGATCCCGTTCGGCCCGGGCCCGGGCTGCCAGTCGGGCAACCGGCGCGCCAGCAGATCCAGCAGGTAGGCCCTGCGCGTGCGCAGCAGTCCTCGTCGTTCCGCGAGCACCTCATCGCGCTGTTCGAGAAGCCTTGCCGCCGTGAGTTGTTCGAGTATCGGGGTGCCGAGGTCCACCGATGGCCGGATGGCCGCGATGGTGGCCAGGGTGTGGCGTTCGGCCCGGATCCAGCCGACCCGCAACCCGCCCCAGAATGATTTGGACATGGACCCGACGGTGAGCACCAGATCACGGCGCGCCACCGTGGCGGCCAGCGGTGCCGGGGGCGCCTCGTCCATCCACATATCCATGATCGACTCGTCGATGACGGTACGCGTGCGGGTGTCGGAGATGATGTGCCCCAGTCGGATTCGCTCATCTGCCGGCATGGTGAACCCGGTCGGATTGTGGTTGTCCGGGATCAGGTAGGCCAAGCTGGGGGCGAGTTGCCGGATGGCCGCGTGCATCGCGTCCAGTTCCCAGCCGTCGTCGGCGAGAGAGACGGGCACGGCGCGCGCCCTGGCGGTCGAAATGGCCGACAGCGCACCGTGATACGTCGGTTGTTCGACGAGCACGCGGTCGCCGGGCTCGGTGAAGGCGGCCAGGATCAGCCCGATGGCGTGCTGAGCGCCGCTGGTGATCATGATCTGGCCGGGGTCGGTCGGTAGTCCGCGTTCGCAGTACCGCTGGGCGACGGCGGTGCGCAGGGCGCAGACCCCGGTGGGGTCGAGGCCGGTCTCGCCGAGATACGGGGTGATATCGCGGGTGGCCGCGGCGAACGCTTCCAGCACCGCCCCGCTCGGGGCCGACATCGCCGCAGCGGCCAGGCTGACGTTGACGCCCGCGGTAGGTTCGGTCGGGCGCGCCTGGCGCGCCTCGTTCATCGGGCGCGGTGGCAGCGCGGCAATGCTGCGCGCACCGCGACGGGCCAGCAGGTAGCCGTCCTCGCGGAGTTGGGTGAATGCCGCGGTGACCGTGGTGCGCGATACCCGCAGGGCGTCGGCGAGGGCACGCTCACTGGGCAGCCGCGACCCGACGGGCACCCGGCCGTCAACGATCAGCAGCCGGATGGCGTCGGCCAATCCCGAGTACGCGGGTCCGCTGGCACTGGACGTCCGCCAGTTACCCAACTCGCGGGCCAAAAGGTCCTCATCGAGTGATCTGGCCGCCATTTCTATCGACATTGATGCCAGTATCGCCGAACTGGCTATTGAATGGCAAGCCAATCTGGCTCGAAACTGGGCGCATGAGGAAGAACTGGCTATCTCGACTGGCCTCGAAGTATCCCCGCTCCGGGCCCGACAACCGCGTCACACCCAAGGACACCGACGCCCGCCGGGTGCACAGCGAGCTGGACGCCATCCGCGCCCGTTTCCCGGACCACTCATGAGGGGCCTGACTCGCGGGTCGCTGCTGCTGACCGGACTCATCGGCTACGGCCTGTCGATGGCGATGATGGTGCGCGCCGGTCTCGGCCTCGACCCGTGGGACGTCTTCCATCAAGGGCTGACCCGGCACACCCCGATGACGATCGGCATCGCCTCTGCGGTGGTCGGTGTCGTCGTGCTCCTGGCCTGGATCCCGCTGCGCAACAAGCCGGGTGTCGGGACCATCGCCAACGTCATCGTCATCGCCGTGACGGTCGACGCCGGCCTGGCCGTGCTCACCACGCCGGGCTCGCTGCCCGCCCGCATCGCGTTGATGCTCGGCGCCGTCGTGCTCAACGCCGTGGCCACCGTCCTCTATATCGGCGCCGGATTGGGTCCCGGTCCCCGGGACGGCCTGATGACCGGGCTGGTGGCTCGCACCGGTTTGTCGGTGCGGCTGGTCCGCACCTCGATCGAGGCAGGCGTGCTGGCGGTCGGCTGGTTGCTCGGCGGCACCGTGGGCGTGGGCACGGTGGTGTACGCCTTCGGGATAGGCCCGCTGGTGCAGCTGATCCTGCGGATCATGCCGCGCCGGCTGCTGTTCCATGACTTCGGCGCTGCGGGGCGCTCCCGAGCCGGGCGGGGGCTCGACACTACGATGAGCGAGTGCCCGACAGTGAACGTGAAGCCGATCCAGACCTGCTGATCGATTTCGCCAGGGTCACGCTTCGCCGCGGCGGAAAGACCCTGGTCGGGCCGCTGGACTGGGCCGTCGAACTCGACGAGCGCTGGGTGGTGATCGGGCCCAACGGCGCAGGCAAGACCTCGCTGCTACGCATCGCCGCGGCCGTCGAACACCCCTCGTCGGGAACCGCGTTCGTGCTGGGTGAGCGGCTCGGCCGCACCGACATGGCCGAACTGCGCAGCCGGGTCGGGCTGTCCAGTTCCGCTCTGAGTCAGCGGATCCCCGACGACGAGGTGGTCCGCGACCTCGTCATCTCCGCCGGGTACGCGGTGCTGGGCCGCTGGCGGGAGACCTACGAGGACGTCGACTACGAACAGGCCGTCGACATGCTGGAAAGCGTCGGCGCCGAGCACCTGGCCGAACGTACCTACGGCACGCTGTCCGAGGGTGAGCGCAAGCGCGTGCTGATCGCACGGTCGCTGATGACCGATCCGGAACTCCTGCTGCTCGACGAACCCGCGGCAGGTCTGGACCTCGGCGGCCGCGAGGAACTGGTGTCCCGGCTGGCCGACCTGGCCGCCGACCCGGACGCCCCGGCCATCGTGCTGGTCACCCATCACGTCGAGGAGATCCCGCCCGGCTTCAGCCACTGCCTGCTGCTGTCCGAGGGTGCGGTCGTCGCATCCGGCCTGCTGACCGATGTGCTGACGTCGGAGAACCTGTCCACCGCCTTCGGGCAGTCGATCGCCCTGGAGGTCATCGACGGACGCTACTTCGCGCGGCGCGTGCGCAGCCGCGCGGCACACAGGAGGCGTGCATGACCGAAGAACCCCTACCGGCCCGGCCGGCCGCAACGGTGATGCTGGTCCGGGACACCCCGGGCGGTATCAACGTGTTCCTGATGCGCCGGCATATGAACATGCAGTTCGTCGCCGGGACCACGGTGTTCCCCGGTGGCGGTGTCGACGACCGCGACCGCAACGCCGACATTGCCTGGCACGGGCCGGATCCCGCGTGGTGGGCGGAGCGCCTCGGGGTGGACACCGACCTGGCGCTGGCACTGGTCTGCTCGGCGGCCCGTGAGACGTTCGAGGAGTCCGGGGTGCTGTTCGCCGGGCCGGCAGACGATCCGGACGGCATCGTGGCCGACGCCTCGGTGTACCGCGAGGCGCGCAAGGACCTCGACGCCAAGACGCTGTCCTTCGGTGACTTCCTGCGGTCGGAGAAGCTGGTACTGCGCACCGATCTGCTGCGGCCGTGGGCCAACTGGGTGACCCCGAAAGAGGAACGCACCCGGCGGTACGACACCTACTTCTTCGTCGGCGCCCTGCCGGAGGGCCAGCGCGCCGACGGCGACAACACCGAGACCGACCGCGCGTACTGGGCCACCCCGGAATCTGCGCTCGACGACTTCGCCGAGGGCCGCACCTTCCTGTTGCCGCCGACCTGGACGCAGCTGGACTCGCTGGCCGGCCGCGAGGTGTCCGACGTGCTCGCGGTGCAACGCCAGATCGTGCCGGTGTCCCCACACCTGGTGGTCACCGACGGCAACTGGGAGATCGAGTTCTTCGACAGCGGGCGCTACAACGAGGCCCGCAACCGCCGCGCACCGGACGGGTACGCCAATTCCGACGTGTCGCCGTCGTGAGGGAGTTCGTCACCACCGCGGTGAACGACGGGATCGGCACCCTGGTGCTGTCTCGCCCCCCGGGCAACGCGCTGACCAGGCAGATGTACCGGGAGATCGGCGAGGCGGCCGCGGAGCTCGGTGGCCACCCGGGCGTCGCCGCGGTGATCCTGTTCGGCGGGCACGAGGTGTTCTGCACCGGCGACGACGTCCCCGAACTGCGCAGGCTGCATCCCAGCGACGCCGAGAGCGTCACCGCCGCCTGCCGCGCCGCGATCGCCGCGGTGGCCGGCATCCCGAAGCCGACGATCGCCGCCGTGACGGGGTACGCGCTCGGCGCAGGGCTGGCCCTGGCGCTGGCCGCCGATCGGCGGGTGTCGGGCGACAACGTGAAATTCGGTGCCACCGAGGTGCTGGCCGGACTGCTCCCCGCTGCCGGGACGGCCGGCCTGGTCCGCGCGATCGGGGTCAGCCACACCAAGGACCTGGTGTTCAGCGGCCGGTTCGTCGGCGCCGAGGAGGCGCTGGACCTCGGGCTGATCGACGAGATGGTGGCCCCGGACGGCGTCTACGACGCGGCGCTGGCCCGGGCGCGCCGATTTCTGGAGGCACCCGCACATGTGCTCGCGGGCGCCAAGGCGATGGTCGACGGCGCTGGTGCGGCGATCGATGGCGCTGATCACGGGGTGCGGCACTACGTCGAAGTCTTCGGAACGGTGGCCGGCAGTTAGGCTGCCCATATGACGAGCACGGACCACACGCCAGACGTTGCTGCTGACGCCGACCTCATGCCCGATGTCGCCGCCGGAGCGGCTCCGGCCCCTAACCCGCACGCCACGGCCGAACAGGTCGAGGCTGCGCTGAAGGACACCAAGCTGGCGCAGGTGCTGTACCACGACTGGGAAGCCGAGACCTACGACGACAAGTGGTCCATCTCGTATGACCAGCGTTGCATCGACTACGCCCGGGGCCGGTTCGACGCCATCGTCCCCGACGAGGTTCAGCGTGAGCTGCCCTACGACCGAGCCCTCGAGCTGGGCTGCGGGACGGGCTTCTTCCTGCTCAACCTGATCCAGGCCGGGGTGGCCCGGCGCGGATCGGTGACCGACCTGTCCCCGGGCATGGTCAAGGTCGCCACCCGCAACGGTCAGGGCCTGGGCCTGGACATCGACGGCAAGGTCGCCGACGCCGAGGGCATCCCGTACGAGGACAACACCTTCGACCTGGTGGTCGGCCACGCCGTGCTGCACCACATCCCCGATGTGGAGCTCTCGCTGCGCGAGGTGGTCCGGGTGCTCAAGCCAGGCGGCCGGTTCGTCTTCGCCGGGGAACCGACCAGCAAGGGCAATGTCTACGCACGCAACCTGTCCACCCTGACGTGGCATCTGTCCACCAACATCACCAAGCTGCCGGGCCTGGAGGGCTGGCGTCGCCCGCAGGCCGAGCTCGACGAGTCGTCACGCGCCGCGGCGCTGGAGGCCGTGGTGGACCTGCACACGTTCGAGCCGTCGGATCTGGAACGGATGGCCACCAACGCCGGCGCCGTTCAGGTCGCCACCGCCAGCGAGGAATTCACCGCCGCGATGCTCGGGTGGCCGATCCGCACCTTCGAGGCTTCGGTGCCCCCGGGTCGATTGGGTTGGGGCTGGGCCAAATTCGCGTTCAACAGCTGGACGTCGCTGAGCTGGGTGGACGCCAACGTGTTGCGCCGGGTGGTGCCGAAGGGCTGGTTCTACAACGTCATGGTCACCGGGGTCAAGCCGTCGTAGCCTGGAGCGTCG includes:
- a CDS encoding class I SAM-dependent methyltransferase, producing MTSTDHTPDVAADADLMPDVAAGAAPAPNPHATAEQVEAALKDTKLAQVLYHDWEAETYDDKWSISYDQRCIDYARGRFDAIVPDEVQRELPYDRALELGCGTGFFLLNLIQAGVARRGSVTDLSPGMVKVATRNGQGLGLDIDGKVADAEGIPYEDNTFDLVVGHAVLHHIPDVELSLREVVRVLKPGGRFVFAGEPTSKGNVYARNLSTLTWHLSTNITKLPGLEGWRRPQAELDESSRAAALEAVVDLHTFEPSDLERMATNAGAVQVATASEEFTAAMLGWPIRTFEASVPPGRLGWGWAKFAFNSWTSLSWVDANVLRRVVPKGWFYNVMVTGVKPS